The DNA sequence ATAGAGTTGGCGGCGCGCGGGCACGAGATCCACTTCATCTCGTACGCCCAGCCGTTCCGCCTTCCGCACTTCATGGAGCGCGTGTTCTTCCACGAGGTGGAGACCACGCGCTACCCGCTGTTCGAGCACAACAACTACTCGCTGTCACTGGCGGCCATGATGCACGACGTGGCCATCCACCAGCAGCTGGACCTGCTGCACGTGCACTACGCCATCCCGCACGCGACCTCGGCGTGGATCGCGAAGGAGATGCTTGGCGCGGGGCACCCGCTCAAGATCGTCACCACGCTGCACGGCACCGACATCACGCTGGTGGGGCAGGAGCGGTCGTTCTGGGAGATCACGCGCTTCTCCATCATGAAGAGCGATGGCATCACCGCCGTCAGCGACTTCCTGAAGCGCGAGACGGTGGACCGCTTCCGCGTGCCGGACGACCGTATCGAGGTCATCCCCAACTTCGTGGACCCCGCGCTGTACGACCCCGCGCGCTACCCCTGCCGCAAGCAGGCGCTGCTGCAGGAGGGCGAGAAGCTGATCGTGCACGTCTCCAACTTCCGGCCCGTGAAGCGGATACGCGACGTGGTGCGCATCTTCGAGCGCATCTCCCGCGCGGTGCCGTCGCGGCTGGTGCTGATCGGCGACGGCCCGGACCGGCCG is a window from the Longimicrobiaceae bacterium genome containing:
- the bshA gene encoding N-acetyl-alpha-D-glucosaminyl L-malate synthase BshA, whose product is MKIGITCYPTYGGSGAIATELGIELAARGHEIHFISYAQPFRLPHFMERVFFHEVETTRYPLFEHNNYSLSLAAMMHDVAIHQQLDLLHVHYAIPHATSAWIAKEMLGAGHPLKIVTTLHGTDITLVGQERSFWEITRFSIMKSDGITAVSDFLKRETVDRFRVPDDRIEVIPNFVDPALYDPARYPCRKQALLQEGEKLIVHVSNFRPVKRIRDVVRIFERISRAVPSRLVLIGDGPDRPEAADEAQQLGVADRVVFLGKQDSVAELLACADMLLLPSQSESFGLVALEAMAAGVPVVATRTGGIPEVVEDGVTGVLGDVGDVAAMGDGAIELLRDARRWSQASRAARAVATERYSVAAIIPQYERYYERILSGDPASSAGAPTAEPALASAALVGDE